CCAAGATTGTTTTGAACACATACGTTGTCACCATGTCTATAGATGTCAAACTTCTCCTTAGTCACATACCTGAAGTTCTTTTGAATTTGACAGATTACCATCTCCCTTTGCCCAGCTACAGCATCTTGGTCAATGATAATTCCATCATATCTATTTCCTCTTTCCATACAGAAACGATTTGCTGTATAGATTTGAGGTAGGAAGGTATAACTAATATCTAAATTTTCATTATACTTATTAGATACATAGCTTTCGAGATCCACCATCAATTCATCGGCATCATTGCAACGCATTACCTTCAGAGTTGGTTTGCCCGTTTTACCGTATTCATGAAGGTAAAAAGAGCTCCCATTTTTATTGTTAGTTTGCCAAGCAGCAACATAAATTGAAAGGTCTCTATGGTTCTCATCAGCAAAGAAAGAGCCCATATTGGGATAGTGTCCATCAGTTGTGCGAAGCAGGCTTTCTCCCATATTCACACTAAATGTTCCTATTGGACTACCGTGAAAAACCTTTTTTGGTGCAATAGTATACTCTACGCATGACGCCAATGAAATGTCTGGACCCACCAAATATATGGTTGCTAGAAAACAGCTTAAAACTTTCATTTAGATCTCCTATATTTTATTGGATAATAGATGCTATTACGGAACTATCTAGTTGTTGCTAACCTCTATCGGGCAGTACCTTTCCAAAACCGGGAATAGAGTCATTATCTCATTTGGAATACGGACATTTCTCCCTCGACACTCGCGAACATTAGTAGTTCCCCAAAGATTCGCATCAGTACTAAAATGTTCCAAACAAGGAGAGACTCCAGTTTGATCACTGTAGACGAACTCATCGATTTTTAACTGTAGACTATCAACCTTATCGTAAGTCAGTAAGGTATCAAGTACTTTACTTTCAGCTGATTGGCTTAAGTCAAGGTGGTTAATATACTTAGTGGTGTCGTCAGGATTAAAAACTTTTGAGAATTGGAAATCATCAACACAATTTATGAATTCAGATTCGAGGTTCTGTACAAGTTCTGCTCTTCTAAAGGCTTTCGCCTTCGTGGCCGAATTTCTGATAAAGTTTAGAGTTCTATTAGCAAACTCTGGATTTCCTGGGTTTGCTTCTATAACTCTTTCTATGAACCTGGTATTATAAGTCCATGGAGCAACTTCCACTCTCGTTATGATTCCTGTATCTGGATCCTTCATTGTTTCTATCGTGGTACGTATCGCTGTTGGAAACTCTTCCAACGACATAGGAAGAATGTTAGGATTCAGTTCATCTAGGGATAGACCTCTTCCTTGAATTCTAATCTGAAGCCTTTTTGAAATAGCTTCCTGCTCAAGCTCCCTATCTACTGTCCCAGTGAACCTTCCTCGGGCAAATAGACCAGATAAGTTGGCCTCTAGTTTGCCTTCAAAAGTGGAATCCCTATTGGTATTTTCTGTTTCGTAACTCAAGAGAGCAAAGTATGTTTTCGTCCTACCAATTGAGCGAACGTAATGATCACCGCATGTTGTTAGAAAAAGATCTAAATTATTATTAGAAATTAAACGAAGGGCATCTGGATAAAAACTAGACTGTGTATCGTCTATTGAGTCGTAAAGTGTTTCTACCTGGTATTCAACTAAGATATATTTTTTCTTCATTCTAGTTGATGAGCTAGAATCACTTTTGAAATTGATATGAGTTTTGAGAAACCAGTATTTAAATCTAGCGTCAACTTCAATATTAGTAGTCAGGCTGTTAAAGTATTCCTCATCAACTTTGATGAAATTGTAGTCGAAGTTTGCAGTTACAGGTCTGTTCTCATCGCGTTTGAAGTCCATGCACGAGCCACTAAATCTATTTGATTCGTGGTCAAACCCTCCGCCAAGGCTTGGAGGGTTTTTAATAAAAAATGAAGGGTCATCAATGTATGAAGGATCCCCTAACTGGCCATAACAAGATACTGAAAGACTAAGGGGAACTGCTGCTAATAAAGTCTTCGACATAAGATTTCTAAGTTTCATTTGTTTCCTCTGATGATAGCTTTAATTTAAGGTTCTATTCGTGAAAAAGATGAGTATGAATTACTGAAACAAACCTCCTTTTTATTGTAATAAAGAAGTTAACTTCTATTCTTACAACAAAGGTAGAATTTCAAAACATTTTGGAAAACAAAAAACGATCTATATTTGCCAACTGGCAACAATAAAAAAATAGGTTCTAAATGTAGCCAGCTGGCAAGCTTGTATATTTTTTCCGAGAACTATGCGATCAATTAGTATAAGGTTTTCTCTTACAATTTATAAGGGAAGGTATGACTAGCTACTGCTCAAAGACTTTAGTAAGTGAGTTAAAAAGACGTCGAAAAAAGAACCCAAGCTATTCCTTAAGAAAGTTCGCCAAGGATCTCAGTATTGACCCAGGTTATTTATCTAGGGTTTTGCGAGATGAAAGAGCGATGTCATTAGACATGGTTTACAGGGTTGGCAGAAAACTATTTTCGAAAGAAAAAGACATAATGTCGTTTGTTGATGGAGTATATAGATCAAAGAACTTATAAACTTCTATAGAGTAAAAAGTAATAGCTTAAAAGGCAGATCACTGTTCGAGGGAAAACAAGGAAACAGAAAGTTCATAAACTTCATCTTTGTCCCCATTTTCCATCAAAACACTCATTTCTTGAACAAAATCGAAGATTTTTTTTCTAGCTTCAGGGATTTTCTTTTTATCGATACAGAACGTCATACCTGTGTTTATTCTTTCATCAAAGTCCTGAGAATCGATTGCTCTATGTGCTTTTTCTAAGACTTGTTTGTGCCGACTTCTTAAAGCCTCAGAAGGTATATCCTTAGTTGCAAAGTTCTGATTAGTTTTAACTAGCCTACCATTTTGATCCCTTGAAAGCATTTTAACTCGAAGCAGTCGGTCGACTGCCATTTTCGCATTACCTTTAGATATTCCGAGGCTGTCAGCTATCTGGTCAATCGTATTGTCGAAGCCTGGTTTGTAAGTTAGCTCAGTAATAGCATAGTGGTACCAAACAGATACTATTGTAAACGCATTTTCTGTTAAGTATTTAGGATCTATTCTATTATCTTTTTTAAAGGTATCCGATGGAGATCTAACATAGTTGAAGAATAGTTCTCGTTTCTTACTATCCAACCCCAATCTATCGGCAATTTCAAATGCTTTTTCTAGTGAAAGTCTACGTTTGCCTTTCAATATACGACCCAGGAAGCTTGGACTTAGGTTTAAGTCTTCAGCATACTTTCTCAAAGAATACTTGTTTCGTTTCGTCAGCCTGTCGTTAAAAATGTCCTCTAGAACCTGAACAGCCTTATCTGTCATGATCAACCTCTTTTTTGAAAGTATTCTTTTTTCTCTGCTAATAGATAGTGGACTGCCTCTCTATGAAGAGAAACAGTCCTCTGTATCTGTCTTAAACCAATTCGATCTATTTATTCGAGGTAACTGATGATAGAATTTCATTTATTGTTCTAATTATTACACCATTCCCGTGTACCCTTGTCTTCGCTCGGGCTCGAAAGCACTTCTTATAGTTAGGCCTTTTCGAGGTAACTATAGTATCCAACGCATATACTTTATTATAAATATTATTAACAAATACGACCCCAATATTTTCCTTTTCATACTCTTCATCAAACAGTCTGATTTCTTTAATTTCCTCTGGGAAAGACGAATTTATATATTCTTCAACACCAATCCTAGCAAGTGACTTTAGAAGTGAAGATCTATCTTGTCGATCCAATGAGCAGTTTTCTATCTCCTGTAGGTATATGTCTATATGGTTATCTGCATAGGGGGTCATTTCTATTAGATGAGTAGGTCTATTATTCCAAGTGAATTTTGATCTCTTTATTCCCAGACTATAACCTCTATCAGTATAGCTATAGCCAATATCAGGTTCACTTTCTTGAATTTTGTAGTATTTTATCGACTCTTGCTCGCAATGGAAAACTCTCGCATGAGATGGCTCCATTGTATTTAAAGAATTGGGTTCCTCCAAAC
This portion of the Pseudobacteriovorax antillogorgiicola genome encodes:
- a CDS encoding TIGR02147 family protein, which produces MTDKAVQVLEDIFNDRLTKRNKYSLRKYAEDLNLSPSFLGRILKGKRRLSLEKAFEIADRLGLDSKKRELFFNYVRSPSDTFKKDNRIDPKYLTENAFTIVSVWYHYAITELTYKPGFDNTIDQIADSLGISKGNAKMAVDRLLRVKMLSRDQNGRLVKTNQNFATKDIPSEALRSRHKQVLEKAHRAIDSQDFDERINTGMTFCIDKKKIPEARKKIFDFVQEMSVLMENGDKDEVYELSVSLFSLEQ